A genomic segment from Cyanobium sp. NIES-981 encodes:
- a CDS encoding mechanosensitive ion channel family protein: MAASPSPATAPAWTSDPLLAKFMAAGLVLLAVTLLIRISQASLTRYLRDNDTRYYARKLVALSGYFLALVGITVIFKDRLGGLTVAIGVAGAGIAFALQEVIGSVAGWIAISFGGFYAPGDRVQLGGIKGDVIDIGILRTTLMELGEWVNSDLYSGRIVRIANSFVFKSPVFNYSGDFPFLWDELRIPVTYGGDHRLARRILEEIGAEIATEQFTATVRSAWRQMLQKYLLENAGVEPQVTLVLTDNWMEFTLRYVVDVKSRRSTKDHLYQRILEAFEASGDRVQIASSTFHLVQAPPLRVHLEGPPPAPGERPSAPGL, encoded by the coding sequence ATGGCCGCTTCCCCTTCCCCCGCCACGGCCCCCGCCTGGACCAGTGATCCGCTGCTGGCCAAGTTCATGGCGGCGGGCCTGGTGCTGCTGGCGGTCACCCTGCTGATCCGGATCAGCCAGGCCTCCCTCACCCGCTACCTGCGCGACAACGACACGCGCTACTACGCCCGCAAGCTGGTGGCCCTGAGCGGCTATTTCCTGGCCCTGGTGGGCATCACCGTCATCTTCAAGGACCGCCTCGGCGGTCTCACGGTGGCGATCGGCGTCGCCGGCGCCGGCATCGCCTTCGCCCTCCAGGAGGTGATCGGCAGCGTGGCGGGCTGGATCGCCATCTCCTTCGGTGGCTTCTACGCCCCGGGGGACCGGGTGCAGCTCGGCGGGATCAAGGGCGATGTGATCGACATCGGCATCCTGCGCACCACCTTGATGGAGCTGGGGGAGTGGGTGAACTCCGATCTCTACAGCGGCCGCATCGTGCGCATCGCCAACAGCTTCGTGTTCAAGTCGCCGGTGTTCAACTACTCCGGCGACTTCCCCTTCCTCTGGGACGAGCTGCGCATCCCGGTGACCTACGGCGGCGACCACCGCCTGGCCCGCCGCATCCTCGAGGAGATCGGTGCCGAGATCGCCACCGAGCAGTTCACGGCCACGGTGCGCTCGGCCTGGCGCCAGATGCTGCAGAAGTATCTGCTCGAGAACGCCGGCGTGGAACCCCAAGTGACCCTGGTGCTCACCGACAACTGGATGGAGTTCACCCTCCGCTACGTGGTGGATGTGAAGAGCCGCCGCTCCACCAAGGACCATCTCTACCAGCGCATCCTGGAGGCCTTCGAGGCTTCTGGCGACCGGGTGCAGATCGCCTCCTCCACCTTCCACCTGGTGCAGGCGCCGCCGCTGCGGGTGCATCTGGAGGGTCCCCCCCCGGCTCCCGGGGAGCGGCCTTCAGCTCCCGGCCTCTGA
- a CDS encoding MBL fold metallo-hydrolase, whose amino-acid sequence MPLGLQATYYGANGWLLQFDQLRVLVDPWLTGALEFPPGPWFFRGQLPRPWPVPEGLDLLLLTQGLADHCHPPSLALLDRHLPVVASPTAARRVGELGFRHVTALAPGDSHSLGDLRIRATAGAPVPQVENGYRLDHPAGSLYLEPHGFLDPSLPAEPLDAVITPVVDLGLPLAGAFVRGRQVLPSLLERFRPATVLASTAGGDGRFEGLLTRALWQQGSAEEAALLSAGAGPHRLIDPVPGEPYQLAGSG is encoded by the coding sequence ATGCCGCTCGGCTTGCAGGCCACCTACTACGGAGCGAACGGCTGGCTGCTGCAGTTCGACCAGCTGAGGGTGCTGGTGGATCCGTGGCTCACCGGCGCCCTGGAGTTTCCCCCCGGCCCCTGGTTCTTCCGGGGCCAGCTGCCCCGCCCCTGGCCCGTTCCGGAAGGGCTGGACCTGCTGCTGCTCACCCAGGGCCTGGCCGACCACTGCCATCCCCCCAGCCTGGCGCTGCTGGATCGGCACCTGCCGGTGGTGGCTTCACCGACGGCGGCCCGCCGCGTGGGCGAGCTGGGGTTCCGTCACGTCACGGCCCTGGCACCGGGTGACAGCCACAGCCTGGGCGATCTGCGGATCCGGGCTACCGCCGGCGCCCCCGTGCCCCAGGTGGAGAACGGCTACCGCCTCGACCACCCGGCCGGCAGCCTCTATCTCGAGCCCCACGGCTTTCTCGACCCCAGCCTCCCCGCCGAGCCGCTGGATGCGGTGATCACCCCCGTGGTGGACCTGGGCCTGCCCCTGGCCGGTGCGTTCGTGCGGGGCCGGCAGGTGCTGCCGTCGCTGCTGGAGCGCTTCAGGCCCGCCACCGTGCTGGCCAGCACCGCCGGTGGGGATGGGCGCTTCGAAGGGCTGCTCACCCGGGCCCTGTGGCAGCAGGGCAGTGCCGAGGAGGCGGCGCTCCTGTCGGCCGGGGCGGGCCCCCATCGCCTCATCGACCCGGTGCCCGGTGAGCCCTACCAGCTCGCCGGATCCGGCTGA
- a CDS encoding NAD(P)/FAD-dependent oxidoreductase — translation MLRLSELKLPLDHSEADLPAAICRRLRIAPQQLREHRLVKRSVDARRGQPIRLVYSLDLVLDVSSREEERLLRRFSGDPHLRPSPDTTYRFVVPPAVEGEVGRRRPVVVGAGPCGYFAALLLAQMGLRPLLLERGQAVKRRTADTFGFWKGQLPFNPESNAQFGEGGAGTFSDGKLYSQVSEPKRYVRKVLEELVAAGANADILTLHRPHIGTFKLATVVRGLRRRIEELGGEVWFESRVDELICRATDRQVEAVVLADGRRIATDHVVLAVGHSARDTFAMVQRAGVAMEAKPFAIGLRIEHPQLLIDRARWGEAAGHPRLGPAEYKLVHHCTGAGLEGRSVYSFCMCPGGLVVGATSEPGAVVTNGMSQHSRNERNANSALVVNVALDDLRPYGQGADDPLAGVAFQRHWEARAFAGGGGSYRAPAQTVGDFLAGKSRCGPVAASAGVLPSYQPGVCWADLSACLPAPVVAALREALPAFERRIPGFTTAEALLTGVETRTSSPVRMPRHATSLESLNTPGLYPGGEGAGYAGGILSAAIDGIKLAEQVALALQSGPSRP, via the coding sequence GTGCTGCGGCTGAGTGAACTGAAGCTGCCGCTGGACCACAGCGAGGCGGATCTGCCGGCGGCCATCTGCCGGCGACTGCGCATCGCTCCCCAGCAGCTGCGCGAGCACAGGCTGGTGAAGCGCAGCGTCGATGCCCGCCGGGGGCAGCCGATCCGGCTCGTCTACAGCCTCGATCTGGTGCTGGATGTCTCCAGCCGCGAGGAGGAGCGCCTGCTGCGCCGGTTCAGCGGCGACCCCCACCTGCGGCCCAGTCCCGACACCACCTACCGGTTCGTCGTTCCGCCTGCGGTGGAGGGCGAGGTCGGCCGGCGGCGGCCGGTGGTGGTCGGGGCCGGACCCTGCGGCTACTTCGCCGCCCTGCTGCTGGCCCAGATGGGGCTGCGGCCGCTGCTGCTGGAGCGCGGCCAGGCCGTGAAGCGCCGCACCGCCGACACCTTCGGGTTCTGGAAGGGGCAGCTCCCCTTCAACCCCGAATCCAATGCCCAGTTCGGCGAGGGCGGTGCCGGCACCTTCTCCGACGGCAAGCTCTACAGCCAGGTGAGCGAACCGAAGCGCTACGTGCGCAAGGTGCTGGAGGAGCTGGTGGCGGCCGGAGCCAATGCGGACATCCTCACCCTGCACCGTCCCCACATCGGCACCTTCAAGCTGGCCACGGTGGTGCGGGGGCTGCGCCGCCGCATCGAGGAACTCGGGGGCGAGGTGTGGTTCGAGAGCCGGGTGGATGAGCTGATCTGCCGGGCCACCGACCGGCAGGTGGAGGCGGTGGTGCTGGCCGATGGGCGCCGCATCGCCACCGACCACGTGGTGCTGGCGGTGGGGCACAGCGCCCGCGACACCTTCGCCATGGTGCAGCGGGCGGGGGTGGCGATGGAGGCCAAACCCTTCGCCATCGGCCTGCGGATCGAGCACCCCCAGCTCCTGATCGACCGGGCCCGCTGGGGGGAGGCGGCGGGCCACCCGCGCCTGGGACCCGCCGAATACAAGCTCGTGCACCACTGCACGGGAGCCGGACTGGAGGGCCGCAGCGTCTACAGCTTCTGCATGTGCCCCGGAGGCCTGGTGGTGGGAGCCACCTCCGAGCCCGGCGCCGTGGTGACCAACGGCATGAGCCAGCACTCGCGCAACGAGCGCAACGCCAACAGCGCCCTGGTGGTCAACGTGGCGCTGGATGACCTCAGGCCCTACGGCCAGGGTGCCGACGACCCCCTGGCCGGTGTGGCCTTCCAGCGCCACTGGGAAGCCCGGGCGTTCGCCGGCGGTGGCGGCAGCTACCGGGCACCGGCCCAGACCGTTGGAGACTTCCTGGCGGGCAAAAGCCGGTGTGGCCCCGTTGCCGCATCGGCGGGCGTGCTGCCCTCTTACCAGCCGGGAGTGTGCTGGGCTGATCTGAGCGCGTGTCTGCCCGCCCCCGTGGTGGCTGCCCTACGGGAGGCCCTGCCGGCGTTCGAGCGCCGTATTCCGGGCTTCACGACGGCGGAGGCGCTGCTCACGGGCGTCGAGACACGCACGTCGTCTCCCGTGCGGATGCCGCGACACGCCACCAGCCTGGAGAGCCTCAACACGCCAGGGCTCTACCCAGGCGGCGAGGGAGCCGGCTATGCCGGCGGCATCCTCTCGGCGGCCATCGATGGCATCAAACTGGCGGAACAGGTGGCCCTGGCGCTGCAGTCTGGGCCTTCCCGCCCTTGA
- a CDS encoding AbrB family transcriptional regulator, which produces MLTGTDLLNKVKELGDVGKSDLVRACGYVSTKKDGSERLNFTAFYEALLSAKGVEFSSSPSTGKGGRKLSFSTKVQFNGNLMVGRAYTDLLGLKPGDEFEIKLGRKQIRLMPLGSEEEDE; this is translated from the coding sequence ATGCTGACCGGAACCGATCTTCTCAATAAAGTCAAGGAGCTTGGCGACGTTGGCAAATCGGATCTTGTCAGGGCCTGCGGGTATGTCTCCACCAAGAAGGACGGCTCGGAACGACTGAATTTCACGGCTTTCTACGAGGCCCTGCTCAGTGCCAAAGGGGTGGAATTCAGCAGCTCCCCATCCACCGGTAAGGGGGGCCGCAAGCTCAGCTTCTCCACCAAGGTGCAGTTCAACGGCAATCTGATGGTGGGGCGGGCCTACACCGACCTGCTCGGCCTCAAGCCCGGCGATGAGTTCGAGATCAAGCTGGGCCGCAAGCAGATCCGCCTGATGCCGCTCGGTTCGGAGGAGGAGGACGAGTGA
- a CDS encoding FAD-binding domain-containing protein: MRLQVVWFRRDLRLGDHPALHQAASEGAVLPLFILDPALLQHPETGVARVGVLLDSLAALERDLQRLQSRLLVRWGEPAASLLAVVRAYGADGVIAHVDSERIVGRVRDARVQRHLEEAGVPLRWVEPPGGLEALVPYPAYRRFWHGAMAAEPLPPPPRLATPPPRAEEPRSAVPTLEALGLVEDGKPRPPAGSAAALQRLQAFCRQEVASRYYWQLSYPAARASSGLSPYLKFGVVTHRQCLHAIAPLRHGDTGRQRSWRQLVSRLRWGAGMAQRFRYLPQLELEPLWRCHRHDAALTGAQEEMYRRWQEGSTGFPIVDAASRCLLATGGWRDLNFRSRAIHASFLTNLCGIDWRYGALHYMRHLLDGDCPIDHYQWAMQAGVTVGGTGGWTRIYHPGQVAVDRCDPHGMFIRRWLPELAELTNDQLGMPPAMAGYPPPMLDYDTARRARLQALEARRQSWTRGGFSPMPADLTPFGAERFAGGETDWCRSHSLLPVPVDIDSLDREELRALESWFVMGRTPGGQRRRNGSAAQQLSLFGAG; this comes from the coding sequence ATGAGGCTGCAGGTTGTCTGGTTCAGACGCGATCTTCGGCTGGGAGATCACCCTGCACTGCATCAGGCGGCTTCGGAAGGCGCGGTTCTTCCCCTGTTCATCCTGGATCCGGCGCTGTTGCAGCACCCGGAAACCGGCGTCGCCAGAGTGGGAGTGCTGCTCGACAGCCTCGCGGCCCTCGAGCGGGATCTGCAACGGCTTCAGTCGCGGCTGCTGGTGCGCTGGGGCGAGCCCGCCGCCAGCCTGCTGGCCGTGGTACGGGCCTACGGGGCCGATGGTGTGATCGCCCATGTGGACAGTGAGCGCATCGTCGGACGGGTGCGGGATGCCCGGGTGCAACGCCACCTGGAGGAGGCGGGGGTGCCCCTGCGCTGGGTCGAACCCCCGGGGGGGCTCGAGGCCCTGGTGCCCTACCCCGCCTACCGGCGGTTCTGGCATGGGGCGATGGCGGCCGAACCCCTGCCCCCGCCGCCAAGGCTGGCCACTCCCCCACCCCGGGCCGAGGAGCCCCGCTCAGCCGTACCGACCCTGGAGGCGCTCGGGCTGGTCGAGGACGGCAAGCCCCGCCCCCCAGCGGGCAGCGCGGCGGCCCTGCAACGGCTGCAGGCGTTCTGCCGGCAGGAGGTCGCGTCCCGCTACTACTGGCAGCTCAGCTACCCCGCGGCCCGCGCCAGCTCCGGCCTCAGCCCCTACCTGAAGTTCGGCGTGGTCACCCATCGCCAGTGCCTGCACGCGATTGCCCCGCTGCGCCACGGCGACACCGGCCGGCAGCGCAGCTGGCGCCAGCTGGTGAGCCGCCTGCGCTGGGGTGCCGGCATGGCCCAGCGCTTTCGCTACCTGCCCCAGCTGGAGCTGGAACCCCTGTGGCGCTGCCACCGCCACGATGCCGCGCTGACCGGGGCCCAGGAGGAGATGTACCGGCGCTGGCAGGAGGGGAGCACGGGCTTCCCGATCGTCGATGCCGCATCCCGCTGCCTGCTGGCCACGGGCGGCTGGCGCGACCTCAACTTCCGCAGCCGCGCCATCCACGCCAGCTTCCTCACCAACCTCTGCGGCATCGACTGGCGCTACGGCGCCCTGCACTACATGCGACACCTGCTGGACGGTGATTGCCCGATCGACCACTACCAATGGGCCATGCAGGCCGGGGTGACGGTGGGCGGAACCGGGGGGTGGACGCGGATCTACCACCCCGGGCAGGTGGCGGTGGACCGCTGCGATCCCCACGGCATGTTCATCCGCCGCTGGCTGCCCGAGCTGGCCGAACTCACCAATGATCAGCTGGGCATGCCTCCGGCCATGGCGGGCTATCCGCCACCCATGCTCGACTACGACACGGCCAGGCGCGCCCGTCTGCAGGCGCTCGAGGCGCGACGCCAGAGCTGGACCCGAGGCGGTTTCAGCCCGATGCCGGCCGACCTGACGCCCTTCGGGGCGGAGCGGTTCGCGGGGGGCGAGACGGACTGGTGCCGCAGCCACAGCCTGCTGCCTGTGCCCGTGGACATCGACAGCCTGGATCGGGAGGAGCTGAGGGCTCTGGAGAGCTGGTTCGTGATGGGCCGCACGCCGGGCGGCCAGCGCCGCCGCAACGGCAGCGCGGCGCAGCAGCTCAGCCTGTTCGGAGCGGGCTGA
- the pgeF gene encoding peptidoglycan editing factor PgeF, with protein MAEAVAAPFDRPDAGFNALPGWTWVGCYGGYYLQCDLLADFEHGFFSRQWQGRLPGVLAGYLSAGVTVHRTVQVHGSLVLPASQAAAEPRPQADGLASDAGAQSLWVCGADCTPVLLADGASGRVAACHAGWRGVAGRIVPAAVELLLQAGTRLEDLRVAMGPAIGGQRYQVLREVSQQVALGLDPSPSEPEQALDALRGCGALLSDPEPGRDRLDIRAATHGQLQRLGLLPEQIATCPLCTAAEPELFHSWRRDQVKAVQWSGIVSQG; from the coding sequence ATGGCTGAGGCGGTCGCGGCGCCGTTCGATCGCCCCGACGCCGGTTTCAATGCCCTTCCGGGTTGGACCTGGGTGGGGTGCTACGGCGGTTACTACCTGCAGTGCGACCTGCTGGCCGACTTCGAGCACGGATTCTTCAGCCGCCAGTGGCAGGGAAGGCTGCCGGGTGTGCTGGCCGGCTACCTCAGCGCGGGCGTCACCGTGCACCGCACCGTGCAGGTGCACGGATCCCTCGTGCTGCCGGCCAGCCAGGCGGCCGCTGAACCGCGGCCCCAGGCGGACGGCCTGGCCAGCGACGCCGGTGCCCAGAGCCTCTGGGTCTGCGGTGCCGACTGCACGCCCGTGCTGCTGGCCGATGGGGCCTCCGGACGGGTGGCGGCCTGCCATGCCGGCTGGCGCGGCGTGGCCGGCAGGATCGTGCCGGCGGCTGTGGAGCTGCTGCTGCAGGCGGGCACCCGCCTGGAGGATCTGCGTGTCGCTATGGGCCCCGCCATCGGCGGCCAGCGTTACCAGGTGCTCCGGGAGGTGAGCCAACAGGTGGCCCTGGGCCTGGATCCATCCCCCAGTGAGCCGGAGCAGGCCCTGGACGCCCTGCGCGGTTGCGGCGCCCTGCTGAGCGACCCGGAGCCTGGGCGGGATCGGCTCGACATCCGTGCGGCCACCCATGGCCAGCTGCAGCGGCTTGGACTGCTGCCGGAGCAGATCGCCACGTGTCCCCTCTGCACGGCGGCGGAGCCGGAGCTGTTCCACTCCTGGCGCCGCGACCAGGTGAAGGCTGTGCAGTGGAGCGGGATCGTGTCCCAGGGCTGA
- a CDS encoding Tab2/Atab2 family RNA-binding protein: MTGVRETGSAAPSGVIQGVGPDWELDFYSRPILEPDGKKRWELLICSTPAVAADGRLLADGFRWMRACPASSVNSIWLRESLQLAQEQAAAEGFAPPRRLRCWRASMRTMVQRAAEGLGLELIPSRRTYALVSWLQQREREVYPQEEGYMAGPLAPPPQAIRPVPVPLPEAARGDSWAWATLPVSALAGARDWDTGFAGLVPLPEGAEPEAPVPGLRLFSASRALALAGWLAGLEPVRLEIVERQLVLEAGLEDRWLLATLPAPEAEAARQAFGEARERAGGLQFIAVQARESDQRFEGFWLLRDLPDG, translated from the coding sequence ATGACGGGGGTGCGTGAGACCGGCTCTGCCGCGCCGTCAGGTGTGATCCAGGGCGTCGGCCCCGACTGGGAGCTCGACTTCTACTCGAGGCCGATCCTCGAGCCCGACGGCAAGAAGCGCTGGGAGCTGTTGATCTGCTCCACCCCGGCGGTTGCCGCAGACGGCCGCCTCCTGGCGGATGGGTTCCGCTGGATGCGGGCCTGTCCCGCCTCGAGCGTGAACTCCATCTGGCTGCGGGAATCGCTGCAGCTCGCCCAGGAGCAGGCGGCCGCCGAGGGCTTTGCGCCGCCCCGGAGGCTGCGCTGCTGGCGTGCCTCCATGCGCACGATGGTGCAGCGTGCGGCCGAAGGACTCGGTCTCGAGCTCATCCCAAGCCGCCGCACCTACGCCCTGGTGAGCTGGCTCCAGCAGCGGGAACGGGAGGTGTATCCCCAGGAGGAGGGCTACATGGCAGGGCCGCTGGCACCACCTCCCCAGGCGATCCGGCCGGTGCCGGTGCCCCTGCCGGAAGCCGCCCGCGGCGACAGCTGGGCCTGGGCCACCCTGCCCGTCAGCGCCCTGGCGGGGGCCCGGGACTGGGACACCGGATTCGCCGGCCTGGTGCCCCTGCCGGAGGGGGCTGAGCCGGAAGCGCCGGTGCCGGGTCTGCGCCTGTTCAGCGCCAGCCGGGCCCTGGCGTTGGCCGGCTGGCTGGCGGGTCTGGAGCCCGTGCGCCTGGAGATCGTGGAGCGCCAGCTGGTGCTGGAGGCGGGCCTGGAGGATCGCTGGCTGCTGGCCACGCTGCCCGCGCCGGAAGCCGAGGCGGCCCGCCAGGCGTTCGGCGAAGCCCGCGAGCGGGCGGGCGGGTTGCAGTTCATCGCCGTGCAGGCCCGCGAGAGCGACCAGCGGTTCGAGGGCTTCTGGCTGCTGCGGGATCTGCCCGATGGCTGA
- a CDS encoding S1 RNA-binding domain-containing protein — translation MAGTGNQPPAPSTRPVPPGAPRPPAGSPQRKPPQVLMIKKDEPAAEGSASEAPAAGPVAPQPPAAAAPQQPVREPQRPQPRSDDDLFDMGAMEGLTMADLLGPDAAAGQKRPAPTPRQGVSRSVDEFDFDEQAFLAALDEQDFVGTTGEVVTGEVIGLESDGVYVDIGGKAPGFMPKKEAGLGVITNLKERFPKGARVEVLVTREQNADGMVTVSARALALRQSWEKVRALEKEGKVVQVKVNGFNRGGVTCDLEGLRGFIPRSQLQEGDNHEALVGKTLGVTFLEVNPDTRKLVLSEKRAATAARFAELEVGQLVEGVVASVKPYGFFVDLGGISGLLHHSCVTGAELRDLREAFSQGERLSALITDLDPGRGRIALNTALLEGQPGELLVEKDRVMAEAADRANRARSVLRQQEQNAG, via the coding sequence ATGGCCGGAACCGGCAATCAACCGCCAGCCCCGTCCACCCGGCCTGTGCCACCGGGAGCGCCACGACCCCCGGCCGGCTCTCCCCAGCGCAAGCCTCCCCAGGTGCTGATGATCAAGAAGGACGAGCCCGCGGCTGAAGGGTCCGCCTCGGAGGCCCCGGCAGCCGGGCCGGTGGCGCCCCAGCCACCAGCCGCCGCTGCCCCCCAGCAGCCGGTGCGGGAGCCGCAGCGGCCCCAGCCCCGCAGCGATGACGACCTGTTCGACATGGGGGCCATGGAGGGCCTCACCATGGCCGACCTGCTGGGGCCGGATGCCGCCGCCGGCCAGAAACGGCCCGCCCCCACCCCCCGCCAGGGCGTGAGCCGCAGCGTGGATGAGTTCGACTTCGACGAGCAGGCCTTCCTGGCCGCCCTCGACGAGCAGGATTTCGTCGGCACCACCGGTGAGGTGGTCACCGGCGAGGTGATCGGCCTGGAGAGCGACGGGGTGTACGTGGACATCGGCGGCAAGGCGCCGGGCTTCATGCCCAAGAAGGAGGCCGGGCTGGGCGTGATCACCAACCTCAAGGAGCGCTTCCCCAAGGGCGCCCGGGTGGAGGTGCTCGTCACCCGGGAGCAGAACGCCGACGGCATGGTGACCGTGAGCGCCCGCGCCCTCGCCCTGCGTCAGAGCTGGGAGAAGGTGCGCGCCCTGGAGAAGGAGGGCAAGGTGGTGCAGGTCAAGGTGAATGGCTTCAACCGCGGTGGCGTCACCTGTGACCTCGAGGGCCTGCGGGGCTTCATCCCCCGCTCCCAGCTGCAGGAGGGTGACAACCACGAGGCCCTGGTGGGCAAGACCCTCGGGGTCACCTTCCTGGAGGTGAACCCCGACACCCGCAAGCTCGTGCTCTCGGAGAAGCGGGCCGCCACAGCCGCCCGCTTTGCGGAACTGGAGGTGGGTCAGCTGGTGGAGGGCGTTGTGGCCTCCGTGAAGCCCTATGGCTTCTTCGTTGACCTCGGCGGCATCAGCGGACTGCTCCACCACAGCTGCGTCACCGGCGCCGAACTGCGTGATCTGCGTGAGGCCTTCAGCCAGGGCGAGCGGTTGAGCGCCCTGATCACCGATCTCGATCCCGGCAGGGGCCGCATCGCCCTGAACACGGCCCTGCTGGAGGGCCAGCCCGGTGAACTGCTGGTGGAGAAGGATCGGGTGATGGCCGAGGCCGCCGACCGGGCCAACCGGGCCCGGTCCGTGCTGCGGCAACAGGAGCAGAACGCCGGATGA
- a CDS encoding creatininase family protein yields the protein MPPQPKTRTYPGQPRELMALPWPQVQAAASQAGSTVIWPWGALEQHGPQLPLGTDALFADRVVNAVLERLPPERPIWRLPLQSIGFSPEHQGFCGTLSLSAGQVVDLVMAVGGQLAAAGFSRLLLLNGHGGQIGLLQAAARQLRASAPQMAVLPCFLWSGPEGVAALLPEAERRHGLHAGLAETSLMLHLAAELVLPERPCDGLSAEPPPQGWSLEGAAPCAWLSSDLSASGVIGDSAGASAELGAELFERLVDGWVRRCESLLTSRWPPTASLAAKDSANGHGS from the coding sequence ATGCCGCCCCAGCCCAAGACCCGCACCTACCCAGGGCAGCCGCGGGAGCTGATGGCCCTGCCCTGGCCCCAGGTGCAGGCCGCCGCCAGCCAGGCCGGCAGCACGGTGATCTGGCCGTGGGGTGCCCTCGAGCAGCACGGTCCCCAGCTGCCGCTGGGCACCGATGCCCTCTTCGCCGACCGGGTGGTGAATGCCGTGCTGGAGCGGCTGCCGCCCGAGCGGCCGATCTGGAGGCTGCCGCTGCAGAGCATCGGCTTCTCACCGGAGCACCAGGGGTTCTGCGGCACCCTCAGCCTCAGCGCCGGCCAGGTGGTGGATCTGGTGATGGCGGTGGGGGGGCAGCTGGCCGCGGCGGGCTTCAGCCGCCTCCTGCTGCTCAATGGCCATGGGGGTCAGATCGGTCTGCTGCAGGCCGCCGCCCGCCAGTTGCGGGCCTCGGCGCCGCAGATGGCGGTGCTGCCCTGCTTTCTCTGGAGCGGCCCGGAAGGGGTGGCCGCCCTGCTGCCCGAGGCTGAACGCCGGCATGGTCTCCATGCCGGCCTGGCGGAGACGAGCCTGATGCTGCACCTCGCCGCCGAGCTGGTGCTGCCGGAGCGACCGTGCGACGGCCTCAGCGCAGAACCCCCACCCCAGGGGTGGAGCCTGGAAGGAGCGGCCCCGTGCGCCTGGCTCAGCTCGGATCTGAGCGCCAGCGGGGTGATCGGCGACAGTGCCGGGGCGAGCGCCGAGCTGGGCGCCGAGCTGTTCGAACGGCTGGTGGACGGCTGGGTGCGCCGCTGCGAGAGCCTGCTGACGAGCCGCTGGCCGCCCACCGCGTCCCTGGCGGCCAAGGACTCTGCCAACGGCCACGGGTCCTGA
- a CDS encoding aldehyde oxygenase (deformylating), with amino-acid sequence MASVAHPAVAEQPTDTTAALADGLPDFGCAAYKDAYSRINAIVIEGEQEAHDNYIALGTLIPEQAEELAKLARMELKHMKGFTACANNLGVTADMPFAKEFFAPLHGNFQKALAEGKVTTCLLIQAILIEAFAISAYHIYIPVADPFARRITEGVVKDEYTHLNYGQEWLKANLAEVRDELEQANRDNLPLVRKMLDQVAGDAAVLQMDKEDLMADFLSSYQEALMDIGFTGREIAKLAAAALVG; translated from the coding sequence ATGGCGTCTGTTGCCCACCCTGCTGTCGCCGAACAGCCCACCGACACCACAGCAGCGCTGGCCGACGGACTTCCCGACTTTGGCTGCGCCGCCTACAAGGATGCCTACAGCCGCATCAACGCGATCGTGATCGAGGGCGAGCAGGAAGCCCACGACAACTACATCGCCCTGGGCACCCTGATCCCTGAGCAGGCGGAGGAGCTCGCCAAGCTGGCCCGCATGGAGCTCAAGCACATGAAGGGCTTCACCGCCTGTGCCAACAACCTGGGCGTCACGGCGGACATGCCCTTCGCCAAGGAGTTCTTCGCCCCGCTCCACGGCAACTTCCAGAAGGCCCTGGCCGAGGGCAAGGTGACCACCTGCCTGCTGATCCAGGCCATCCTGATCGAAGCCTTCGCCATTTCCGCCTATCACATCTACATCCCCGTTGCTGATCCCTTCGCCCGGCGGATCACCGAAGGGGTGGTGAAGGACGAATACACCCATCTGAATTACGGCCAGGAATGGCTCAAGGCCAACCTGGCCGAGGTGCGGGACGAACTGGAGCAGGCCAACCGCGACAATCTTCCCCTCGTGCGCAAGATGCTGGACCAGGTGGCAGGAGATGCGGCCGTGCTCCAGATGGACAAGGAGGATCTGATGGCCGATTTCCTCAGCTCCTACCAGGAAGCCCTCATGGACATCGGCTTCACGGGCCGCGAGATCGCCAAGCTGGCGGCTGCCGCTCTGGTCGGCTGA